In a single window of the Orbaceae bacterium lpD04 genome:
- the fmt gene encoding methionyl-tRNA formyltransferase: MTDKNSNQPLKIIFAGTPDFAAKHLDALINSNHKVVAVLTQPDRPAGRGNKLSASPVKQLALAHNIEVYQPATLKKVENQKIISDLNADIMIVVAYGLILPQAVLDMPRLGCLNVHGSLLPRWRGAAPIQRACWAGDLETGVTIMQMDAGLDTGDMLFKAACPITANDTSASLYDKLANLGPDALLKTIKLIISGDIVAVKQDESQVTYAEKLSKQEAKLNWQLPAIQLERCIRAFNPWPVSYFEINDEPVKVWQANMINQNSGKEPGTILQADKNGIQISTVDGIINLTQLQPAGKKPMSATDILNSRQSLFSIGKRL, encoded by the coding sequence ATGACAGATAAAAATTCAAACCAACCCCTTAAAATTATCTTTGCTGGTACTCCCGATTTTGCAGCTAAACATTTAGACGCGTTAATTAATTCAAATCATAAAGTGGTGGCAGTATTAACTCAGCCCGATCGCCCTGCCGGTCGAGGAAATAAACTCTCGGCAAGCCCTGTTAAACAATTGGCGTTAGCGCATAATATTGAGGTTTATCAGCCTGCAACTTTAAAAAAGGTCGAAAACCAAAAAATTATTAGTGATCTTAATGCCGATATTATGATTGTCGTCGCTTATGGACTTATTTTACCGCAAGCTGTTCTTGATATGCCAAGACTGGGGTGTTTAAACGTTCATGGATCATTGCTTCCTCGCTGGCGAGGTGCTGCGCCAATACAGCGAGCATGCTGGGCTGGTGATCTTGAAACTGGCGTAACAATAATGCAAATGGATGCGGGGCTCGATACTGGCGATATGCTCTTTAAAGCCGCATGCCCAATTACCGCCAATGATACCAGTGCATCACTCTATGATAAACTCGCTAATTTAGGGCCTGATGCATTACTTAAAACAATAAAACTGATTATATCGGGTGATATAGTTGCCGTAAAACAAGATGAATCACAAGTAACCTATGCTGAAAAATTATCAAAACAAGAAGCAAAATTAAACTGGCAACTACCAGCGATACAACTGGAGCGCTGTATCAGAGCTTTTAATCCTTGGCCAGTGAGCTATTTTGAAATCAATGATGAACCCGTTAAAGTTTGGCAAGCTAATATGATTAACCAAAATAGTGGCAAAGAGCCGGGCACTATTTTACAAGCAGATAAAAATGGGATACAAATTTCAACAGTAGATGGCATTATCAACTTAACTCAGCTACAGCCAGCGGGCAAAAAACCGATGTCAGCTACAGATATATTAAACTCGCGCCAATCGTTATTTAGCATAGGTAAAAGACTTTAA
- the rsmB gene encoding 16S rRNA (cytosine(967)-C(5))-methyltransferase RsmB, with the protein MPSPIKAQQENYNLRAFCAQIIFDVLEKGNSLSPLLAHYSNKVNDKDRALMQEISFGVMRVLPELEFYAQKLMDKIFTGKNRSIHYLILVGLYQLIYTRIPPHAAASETVNGVISLKKPSLKGVVNGVLRSFLRQQDELKNQFILHGNTSLHPSWFLKRIQLAYSENWPEIINANNQRPPMWLRVNSQHYNAMQYQQLLNDCDIESTNDEQVKSALRLLSPLPVNKLPQFELGAATVQDLSAQHAAYLLAPQNGETILDLCAAPGGKTTHILELAPQAKVLAVDIDSERVKRIKQNLERLKLQAEVKVGDGLTPEKWCDGQKFDRILLDAPCSATGVIRRHPDIKWLRRDSDIAELAKLQYQILTNIWPYLKPNGILVYATCSILPDENSQQILRFLAEHHDAKQVEPVQQYLPTEHGGDGFFYAKLQKL; encoded by the coding sequence ATGCCATCACCAATAAAAGCACAACAAGAAAACTATAATTTACGGGCTTTTTGCGCACAAATTATTTTTGATGTACTTGAAAAGGGCAATTCACTTAGCCCACTACTTGCACATTATAGCAACAAAGTTAATGATAAAGATCGAGCCTTAATGCAAGAAATTAGTTTTGGCGTCATGCGGGTGCTACCCGAACTCGAATTTTATGCTCAAAAACTAATGGATAAAATTTTTACTGGTAAAAACCGTTCTATCCATTACTTAATACTCGTCGGACTTTATCAACTTATTTATACCCGTATTCCGCCACACGCCGCGGCGAGTGAAACTGTAAACGGAGTAATAAGTCTAAAAAAACCCTCACTCAAAGGGGTGGTAAATGGGGTGCTACGTTCCTTTTTACGTCAACAAGATGAGTTGAAAAATCAGTTTATCTTACATGGTAATACATCACTTCATCCTAGCTGGTTCTTAAAACGCATACAACTTGCATATAGTGAAAACTGGCCTGAGATTATTAATGCCAACAATCAACGCCCACCAATGTGGTTACGTGTAAATAGCCAGCACTATAATGCTATGCAATACCAACAATTATTAAATGATTGTGATATAGAATCTACCAATGATGAACAGGTAAAAAGTGCATTAAGATTATTATCACCTTTACCGGTTAATAAATTACCACAATTTGAGTTAGGCGCGGCAACTGTACAAGATCTATCAGCGCAGCATGCTGCTTATTTACTCGCGCCACAAAATGGGGAAACAATCTTAGACCTTTGCGCTGCGCCTGGTGGAAAAACCACTCACATATTAGAACTTGCACCACAAGCAAAGGTACTGGCCGTTGATATTGATAGTGAACGCGTTAAACGGATCAAGCAAAACCTAGAACGTTTAAAATTACAGGCAGAAGTAAAAGTCGGCGATGGTTTAACTCCAGAAAAATGGTGCGATGGGCAAAAATTCGACCGAATTTTACTTGATGCTCCTTGCTCTGCAACTGGTGTGATCCGCCGTCATCCTGATATAAAATGGTTGCGGCGTGATAGTGATATTGCAGAACTAGCCAAATTACAATATCAAATACTGACTAATATTTGGCCTTATTTAAAACCAAACGGTATCCTTGTTTATGCGACTTGCTCTATTTTACCAGATGAAAATAGCCAACAAATATTACGTTTTCTAGCAGAGCATCATGATGCAAAACAAGTAGAACCTGTGCAGCAATATCTACCAACAGAACATGGTGGTGATGGGTTTTTCTATGCTAAGTTACAAAAACTTTAA